aCGGCTGGCCCATCAGAGTCTTTATGTTTGTGCCTCTGTTAGATCCGCCGCgccctcctgcagctgctgtttccagggAAGCCATTCCACTGGCTTCGTCACATCATCATCGCCGTATGTCTGCTATTTGCTGTAAACCTGCTGGTCATCCTTGTTCCCAACATTCGCGACATCTTTGGCATCACTGGTGGGATATTAGAACGAGACACATTCTGATGAAAGGGATTGTTTATAAAAAAGGAACACAGCTCTAGTGTGTTTCACTCGAGTGAAATCACATCACATTTGTTcattaatgctgtttttgtgtttttactcattAAATTAGGTTTTACATAATATTTATTCAATCTTGGCCACGTAcgacatatttaaaaaaaattggatCTTAGAGATTCATTGGATGTGGTAAACCACAAACTTTCACAAGGCTCCGTCCTTGGCCCTCTTCTGTTTCAACTCCACATGGTCCCACTGGCTCGGATTACAACAGAAAGTTTCCCCACACTAATGCACCTCACATGGATTTAACTGTGATAGTTGTGAGTATGTCCATTCCACAAATCAATCAGTGATTTATTGTAccttatctgtgtgtgcaggggcAACCACTGCTCCAAGTCTGATTTTTATTCTTCCTGGGCTATTTTATATCCGTATCATCCCCACCGACATGGAGCCCATGAACTCAAGACCAAAGATACAGGTAGGTTCATGTCTCTCCCTGAGAGGGGAGGTATAAAGTATGACTAGAACAATGAATGTAATGGCCAGTGGTCTTGATGACTCTATATTGACATATCTTGATTGGGTTTTCAGGCTGCGTGTTTCACAGCACTGGGTTTCATATTCATGACCATGAGCCTGACATTCATTGGGCTCGACTGGACGAGCGGAGAAAAGCGGAGTCTTGGCGGCCATTAAAGTGCAACCCAAGCCCCCCAGCAACAGCAGCCCCCTGCAACGGCATCCTTCCTCCGCTCCTTTGGACGGGAAGCAAGATTCAACCTACCGCCGGAAGCCTCACAGCTTCGGTGGGACTGTTTTATTAATCATAGCGACAATCTGCTCCTCCGGCGTGATGAGAGGAGCACAGCTTTGTCCCGTCACCCATCCAGGTTGATCCATACCCCCAAGTTCCATCACAGGTGGTGTTCCTCTGCTGACGACTATGTCGACTACGAATGTCCctcaaacaacaaaagcaatttGCTTTAACACAGGCTAAATGTGGAGCATAATAACTGAAGGCAAACTGAACAAATGTTGAAATGCAAAAAGCATCTTAAATAATGAGCACATTTTGATGGAGGAAGTGTTTTTGGTATGTGCTTGATAAACCTGTCAAGATATCAGTATTTAACATTGTACTCCAACTATTTCTGTCTATCTGAGAGCCAACAGGAACAAAAGCTTTCAGATAATTCACTTGGAATTAAAGAGGAGTGTGCACTTTGGCTCCATCAGCCAAAGTCTAACATGGAATAAATGCAACTGACAACCAATTCATGTGGTATATTTCATGTGTGAGTTTTCTCTGGACAGCATATGAGGATGTTGTTTaataaaaactcacaaaagatGAAACCTGTCTGTTCATGCCCTGTCGTGTTTGGGATACAGTGTAAGGTAtgctgtttcagttcatttgtcTTTCTGCCCCCTCCTGCTCCAAAGCATGTCCACATTTCAAATGAttgtccttgagcaaggcatTGAACCCCGGAGTGACACAAGAGTGCCATACAGTACTATCACCCACTTTTCAGTCCTGCTCAGTCAGTTTTCAAACGTCAGCATCTATCCTCCATTTTCAATGCAGCTATTCACATGAAATGTAGATCAGTTACGTGCAATAAAGCAGAATGACACAGGAAAAAGTGTTGAACACAGTAAAACTATTAATAAATGGTATGGAtcataaaattaaatgtatctACACCCAGCCTAGGGGAAGGATTTCAACAGGATAAAGAGCAAGCGTACCTCCAAGTCCTCCAAGGCTTGGCTGAGACAGTCAGGACTtcagtgtgttgttgctgtaagTTTTGAAACTACGAGCTAAATTGCCGGACCGCTGTGTCTGTTTCCAAAGATTGATTATTCCTCGTCTGTGAGGGGACACGCAGGTTCTTCACATCAACCTTCTGACACCTCGTAACAGCCACAGTGAAGGCTTTGAACATGTCCGCAACCTCCCGACATGTTCCCAAAACTAGTAATTCTACTGTACCTAGAATTACAGTCCATTTCTGTCCAGAGCCAAGATGAGGTGTCACCTTTTCAGTATCTGACCAAATGTGGAATATGGTTCCAGTCTCCTTTAACCtttttctgttcctgagttaCGACATTACACAATGGCCAGAAAAGTGTTGCAGGAGATTGTGATGTCACAATGAATTTGACCCTTGggatataaaatgtaattactttaATTCTTCTAATTTGTGTTAAATTGTTGAAGAATGACCAAAAAACGGGTTTTGTGAGATCACAGTGACCTTGATCAGGAAATCCTTCTGCCAGATTTGAAGAGTTTCCTGAGATATCTTGCTCACAAGAATGGACCTGACAGACTGATAATGTTTCAGGCCATGGCCGTCTCGTGTGGGGGCATAGAAGTATTGTTTTAGCTCTCTCACTAGCAGATGTATATGACAGTAGGTCCACCCCTCATGACCAAAATTATCATGCTTTTCAAGTTTGTAAGGCATCTTTATTTAAGCTGGTACCATATATACAACATTACTTTGCTGATGGTGCTGGACAACATTCAAATACCATTTTCTCAACATATTCAGTTCATCTAGAATCAAGACAACGAAGGAGCTACTGTCTGCAAACGGTGAAATAAGTCCTGTATTAAAGAGATGTTATGAAACCATTTCATACTTCGATATGATTGAGTTTACATTTGAAAGTACCCTCTGCTGTCCAGTGTCGTGTTTCACTTGGCTACGCAATCAGATCAGTGCACGGGCCTTCCGAGAACAAATCCAGCCACAGAAAGCGTCGTCTTTATCCCTCCACAGGTTGTGCATTTAAAATGCCGGGTTAGTCCGCGGTACAAAAATCAGCCGTCTTTAGAAAGAAAAGCAGGTGTAATAAACAGCAGTATCTTTAGCGGTAGAACTGGAGTGCCGCTTTAGTCCCATTCAGGTCCGGCAGGACGACAGGTGGCAGGTTTTGACCACACCTTCGGTCTCAGCAGGCGGAGCGGAGCGGAGCAGACCGGGGCCCCCGTCAGCCTTCTCGGACTTTGGCAGCGAGTGCAGAGTTCTCCTGTCGGATGGCCTTGTAGTCATCCAGAATCCTCTCCAGGTTAGCCACAGTTTTGTTACCGTTTTCTGTCTCGATCTGTGGACGTCACAGACAGGATGTGCACTTTAACTCCCAACAGGTActacttcatttaaaacacttaGTACTTACTTAGATTTTGGGGAAGTGCAGGTGTTGGCTATCACACCTAAAGCTGGGGGAggcactttctttttttgtcattgggCAAAAAGTCCTTAACAACCTCTCAGCAAATAGCTGGGCCTTCTGCTAACCTTACCAAAGGCAGCGGCTCAGTCCACctcatgtttatgtagctaacgctagctaaagTTAGAGCAGATAGTTTGCAGATAACACAGGACGGTAAACGCTGCTAACGTCACGAAGGCATTGTGGTCACAAACAAGACGGGTTGAAGCTCCTAACTTCGTTTTCCTGCACGTATTAAGCGCCTGCTTAAAGCCCCTGGCCCGTTTGTGTCCACGCTGTCAGAAGTGAATCAATACGTCCTCCATTAAATCTCACTGTTGTTAAGCAAGTTGCCCTGATGTGTCaaattaaagaattaaaaacatgatttacaCCAAGCAAGAAAGGTCGACTTAAGAATGGACCAGGGTTTCTGTAGTGCTGACACTGGTGACAGAAGCTATAGTCATCATGTACCGTTGCATCggtcttttctcatttctaagTTCCTAGAAAGGTTCCTGTTCTGAGCATTGTTTCCATCACAGGTTCTAGGGTCTGCTTGCTGGCAGAAGGTTAAGAGAAATTCAGTAGAAATATCTCAAAGCCGAGAATTAAGCATCCGAccctttaactttaaaatgtcaaagaacATTATCATGCTGCATAAATACGACCTTTGGTATGTAGGTGTCATACTAGATGTAATATGTacatgatggaaaaatactAAACATGGAGGGATGTTGTGTCCACAGTCTGTCAGTTGAAGTAGGAATGTGTTCAAGGAAAACTCCATcactaaaaacattttggatatCTAGTATACAGATACTAGTATGAATTACTCAAGTTATGCTGTTTTTAGGTGACCTGATGTGGAAAAATACAATAAGCAGTGTGGACATCATTGAAGAGGTTTGTTATATGGAAAGACTGACATGTTCTAGGAACTAAacgtaaaaaaatataaagccTGAGATTGTTGAGTTCTATCACTATGCTGTAGGCTCTGTTTGTTCTGAAACAActtaacaacaataaaaaaagaaaactaactAAATAACGCTGCctttttatattaaacataCGTGATGGACAGTGAAATGGAACTGTGCCCCCAGTCTCTGCTGAGCTAGTCTGACCAAAGCGCTCTCTGTGCTGGACACACAGGTGGAAGTGACATTGATCATCTCATCTGACACGTCTGAGTGTTCCACAGAAATATGAAGGTCGTGATTTGATTATGCAGCAAAGATCATTGACTGTAGGTCCTACCTGCTCCTCCAGATCCCGGATCTCTCTAAGGATCGTACCAGTGTCCTCGATGGTCTGGATCAGCTGGTTACAGTTCTGTGGAAGGATGCAGCCCGTGAGACAGAGGTTACACTTTATCCAACAGGATGAAATGGAAGAAATTCAGACAGACACGAGGACATACCTCATGCAGGGCAGCCAGGTACTTGTAGGACTTGCGAACGGATTCGTCTTTCTTGGCGTCCTACAAACGATAGAAATCCAATACATGAGCAGTTTGTTTGTCcaaaagcagacagacatgagatCGATTCAGTCATCCACGTTAAGAGCATCTAGACGGGTCCTGAAAAGAATTCCACCCCGTCGTGTGATGAACTGAACAACAGCGTTCCCCATGAGGATGAAGCAGAACCTCTACTTTGATTTACATGGTGATGGGCTAAGCAGGGTTCAGGGCTGCttgtcacagcagcaggcaAGAGATGGGATGATATTCAGGGGCACTGCTTAAAGCTGGGGTAGGCTGGTTATTTTTGGTGTAACTAGACTACTGCACCTCGCGCTGGCTCGTTTCTCAGGCTTTAGGAGATCTGCTCTGTTTCTGGGAACCTGTGGCCAATCAGAGATCAGAGAGCATTTCTATGAGCACGTCCCTGCACATGTCAGTGACGAAGAGGTCTATTAGCTTGATTTACCAGGAGAGCAGGTGATGACGATGTGCTGACTGTCGCTAATAGTTTAACCTTCTGCTAACTAGGAGGAGGAACAAGGAGCTTAGGATGAAGAggggagagctgcaggaggaaagaCGGATGTTTCAATGAATTCCTTCGAATTGGCGCTGGTTATGCGGCCatggcaaaataaatattcatctgGCATCCTCGTTTCCCAACAAATGAGACAACAGAAGTCTTCACCTACCTGTCGTTTCAGCACTTAAGCTGTGAGAAGAGAAGTCACTCTCTTTAATTAGCCCAACAACTAAAACCAAATGTAACACGAGTGCtgataaaatttttttttaaaaagtagctTCTATTTGCACCCGTCCAGTCACGCAGTCAAATTCCTCCTCAGATTAACGTGCCTGTGGTGGATAGATGTCAGTTTTCTTTTGCTATTATCAGTTTTGAAATTgattaggtttaggcaccaaaactacttggttagatttaggaaaagatcGTGGTTAGCACAGATAAAAAAACCCCTCTGCTACCTTGAAGACCAGCTCATCAGTCACAGCAAAGGTCCTGTCCAGTTTCCCCGTCAGGTTGTTGATCTCTTTTTGCAGCTCCTTAGTGTCTGACAGAATCTGCAAGCAACGTGAGCACAGCGATGGTGAGGGAggtcacagcagacatgaacAGATTCCTCTTCTATTTCTAAAGTGGATCTATTAGAACTAGCTGAGCCTTTGCTTGCATGTCACGGGTACCTTTGTAAtctcctccttctgtttcttGATGTTGCTGACGATCTCTAGAATCCTCTGAGTGTACGCTGACCGAGAGGCGTCTTGAGGGAGATTTTCTAATTCTGTCACCTACATTGGAGGAGAATGAACGCGACAGCTCAAACATACAGTTTGTACATTCAGCCAGAAGAGCACCTGAGCTAATAAAGATCTACTTAAAGATCTTTGCTAGCTCTCAACAGAAATGCTAATTCAGTCCATTACCAGCTGCTTGTacatttcttccttcttcttGGCCTCCTCCGTAGACACACGGATTTTGTCATGCAGAGACTTGATTTCAGACAGCTTTCTGGAGGACTCCagctgaggaggacagagacaaaTGACCACGTGTGCTTTACTTCGACAAATGAGGTGACAAACCTGTTGGAAGGAACCACTCACATCCTGGTTGCTGCAGATTTCTTTGAGCCTTCGGTGCTCGTCGATGAGCGGAACGCGGTGTTTCTCCCACTGAGAGGCCAGGTTCACCACCCGCTTGGCACTGGCCTCCACCAGAGCctggaggaggaaacacacGTTTCCACTTCCACATGAGTGCACTGCTGTGTTTAACAACACGTGTCCAGCCAGCAGGTACCACCTCACTAAGCCTACCTGAAGCTTTAGCAGGTTGTTGTCTGCATCTGGCAAAAGATCgattgttttcttcttcacctgcatcttctcctctttttcagaGTTTCCCAGCTCCCTTTGCTTCAACTCATccaacacctacacacacacacacacatcacatcacacatggGGAACAATAACCATGCGTCCAATTCTAAACTGTGTGAAAGTAGTCGGGCCATTAGCTCACCAAACGTAAGTTATGTCTAGGCTACATCAATAGTCCATTAGGTggagctgaagtgtgtgtgtgtgtgtgtgtgtgtgtgtgtgtgtgtgtgtgtgtgtgtgtgtgtgtgtgtgacctgtgtaTTAGTGACACTCATGTGCTTCGTGTCTGCTAGTAGCTGGTGGACATCACTGCAGAGGTGCTGGAACTGTTGCTGGAGAGAAATAAGTTCCTCCTGCTGCCGCAGCTGGATGTCGACCTCTGACTGGTGCCCTGTGGGGATGGAGCTGGGTACTGCTGCCCCCTCCTAGaggggacacacagacacacagacacacacagacacacacagacacacacagacacacacagacacacacagacacacacagacacacacagacacacacagacacagacacagacacacagacacacacagacacacacagacacacacagacagacacagacagacacacacagacagacacacacagacacacacagacagacacacacagacagacacacacagacacacacacatacagacacacacagacacatacagacagacacacacagacacatacagacagacacacacagacagacacacagacagacacacacagacacacagacacacacacagacagacagacacacacagacacagacacagacacaagacagacacacacagacacacacatacagacacagacacacagacacacacacacagacacagacacacacacatacagacacagacagacacacacagacacagacagacacacacagacacagacacacacagacagacacagacacacacatacagacacagacacagacacacaaacacagacagagatagtATCAAACGTCTGGTGTTTTAAACCATGCTGTGCTTGCTCTGTGCTCGGAGTGGCCCTCACCTGAGCGAAGGTGAACTTCTGAGTGTGGGTGAAGTGGGTGCCCTTGGTCAGGATGTGGTCAGGGGGGGCAGAGCCCCTGAAGGCCTGCAGTAGCTCAGACAGGTCAGAGGTGGAGCAAGGGCCCCCAAAGGCACTTTCAGAAGAGGGCAGTGCAGTGGAGCGCAGCTGCTCCTCAATGCGTTTCCGTAGCCGGGTCAGTTTCTTGAGGTGATACTCCTGTTCAGTAGAAAATATTAATCAGCAACAAGAACAAGATCAGAGTTATCTACACCAGTTACCCTCAGAGGTcatggggggctggagccagtcccagcacACCGGAGCCAccaagggcctcattagttcaTCAAATACCCGGACTGGCTGGGGGGGTTTGTTCACAGCGGTGTACAAACACAGGGAcaggatacaaaaagacagcaaaggcactgaatgttcccagaGATACTTTTGGAAGCAGAGTTCACAGGTCCagagctaaaggaacactgacagaaagaggaagctctcagcagctgccaccagatCTCTGAGGGGGCAGGAGGACAAACCCCTCCAGTGACTTAGCCATCTAATGCACTTAATTTATGTCAGTGGCTATTGGCCATTAAATGACGCTCCAGGGAAGGACATCCTCCCtaaccaatcagcagccagaATACAACACTGACATTGCGTTGATCCAATGATCACCAGCAACAactaaaacaaagacattttatttagaACAGTCCAACAGAGTACAAATGTCCTTCACATGGATGTTTTCTATGGGACAACAGCTAGAAACCTTCATTAGCCAACGTAACACTAACAGCAGAGTGAGGACACTCTGATGCTACTGTGCAAATGATTATACAGGATGTACCATGTAATTCCACCATCAACACTACAACATGTTCATGAGGTCAGAACAGAGGAGTAACAGGTAGGCTGTCTGACAGGGGGAGGGAGGTATGGCGAGTGAGGGCTTTGCCTGAGGTGTGAGGCGGGACAGGAGTCCCTGACTGTTCCACTCGTTGTCCCATTCCTGAGCAGCGCTCAGCTCAGCCGTGTGCTTCTCCAGTAAGGACGCCACCACAGAGGCATGGTGGGAAGGCTGGACAGTCACAGGAGGAAGAATGTCTCGCTCATAGTCCTTCGTCTCTGAAatcgcagcacacacacacacacacacacacacacacacacacacacacacacacacacacacacatattttccttTACACACTGATCACACTTCCCTCCACAAGAAAACATTCTGAAATCAAACCTTTGAAGCTTATTTTACATTGACTGAAGTTACTATCATATTAAATTCCACAAAGTGATCTGAACTGACGATATGATCATCATTCCAGGAGGAGGCCTACCTTTCAGCTGCTTCTCTCCTGGAT
This sequence is a window from Pempheris klunzingeri isolate RE-2024b chromosome 11, fPemKlu1.hap1, whole genome shotgun sequence. Protein-coding genes within it:
- the ccdc22 gene encoding coiled-coil domain-containing protein 22; translation: MEEVDKILVHTLKQVGTEVSEDIDGVRQFSSELIVEAVVRCLRVIDPGLGSALPTSLPPGMSARFRVGMSLAQACQDVGYKGDIGYQTFLYSNEPEIRSLLMFLVEKLPRESAQASDQPTGKSMVLQRAIAAAIKAQLAVPWLPPNCRLPLHSEAQIQGTLHSFHAQPLSSPHCTKDPGEKQLKETKDYERDILPPVTVQPSHHASVVASLLEKHTAELSAAQEWDNEWNSQGLLSRLTPQEYHLKKLTRLRKRIEEQLRSTALPSSESAFGGPCSTSDLSELLQAFRGSAPPDHILTKGTHFTHTQKFTFAQEGAAVPSSIPTGHQSEVDIQLRQQEELISLQQQFQHLCSDVHQLLADTKHMSVTNTQVLDELKQRELGNSEKEEKMQVKKKTIDLLPDADNNLLKLQALVEASAKRVVNLASQWEKHRVPLIDEHRRLKEICSNQDLESSRKLSEIKSLHDKIRVSTEEAKKKEEMYKQLVTELENLPQDASRSAYTQRILEIVSNIKKQKEEITKILSDTKELQKEINNLTGKLDRTFAVTDELVFKDAKKDESVRKSYKYLAALHENCNQLIQTIEDTGTILREIRDLEEQIETENGNKTVANLERILDDYKAIRQENSALAAKVREG